Proteins encoded by one window of Streptomyces sp. LX-29:
- a CDS encoding tubulin-like doman-containing protein → MKIYQPMLFVGLGGTGARIGAELERNLRRELCGPDGTALVDGGKRAAFQLPDCLQFVYADFSEAELDRLPHLSARGPEAAAFSRTSRAVHNLLPAYDNSPEVTRMLRIALHEEVAGWLPPREGEPRVSPLHTGAGQLPTVGRSALFATMRSGTEQVLGPLRAAIEALSKAGGDLERLGGRQIRGYDVFVAFSVAGGTGAGIFYDFLHLIGHVFNVLNLNGAKIYPLVVMPSAFPTESGGGREAELNAARALVDLSHLVDDQNAADATPDLGDVEQLGRIGVKYPHLVPVRLRTSTVQTAFLFSRTAGMRPEDLRRSITAMVTSLIGTDLGEESVRGRSRADDDAQSFAASFVNRGTIRSAPAATGIGLQGMSTSLAASMTVPVDELAEIVASRMLACAVRGLVEQARQGGETHRALVVEVFKESGLEEIWTREALEVALPDPLPRGVKAIGQALRDRVGDMEDQLAQLDRRLDRRVGEIAERFTPRRAVQTLLQEHDPFRLERVLAGNPGDRDQVAAAGFAGMLDNRRNRPHAPEGVQPTPPPVPRISRGMAGLVPARWGDPDVEAALGEQDAWYRWSACRVWHDQWKEQESRWRPPADRVIKDVSALVRAFRDHEEEESGLFLERKKELYREDRTGVSYLLPPQHTLGAFYDDVMARLLQREGLAEHQDEAALLARIVEPGHWLRALSAVQLSPRAAVKEVKAVLEQRVKRLFVETGVHQERPLLPSLGDLLAAAAGDAEAAATVDEKWQEQFRSQLAGMLPAGFTPDGTGKLKVLIVRPQTKATGSVDRFLEQTLLLPRDENRMPPEFRAVPTESITVVLFRSEMSLTEVSEVRQVLRLWGRARDKEGREDYLAWRQRTGYREAWLASTESDRQRILQRMLCAMWNGQVEVVGDPLSPDRVRFRLRRGDDARDAVTMTLALEPYDRSVTSWSDLLRAYERWALLDAGTATKDFCGVLMETLPEGLSTSPSEPHPLLRTFLDRVAPDAADQLDVLAHRLDEDGREWIPPLRDFWTVTLDGALDLRFPRGLRANRATLRSLVEAVSGRDHGGGAEGRLAGPGTGSGGGGRPAGRLNGHRAGAGSRAGADDADDADGSWGSPAYGARGSAGPSGRPIRSDRSTPDGRRRADHGAGRSADDRGPGDRAADDRDAADRRPGGRADGARPPRHGSTRGRPSGDREADDRYGEGGHAGDAAAGDRLRTPGDRARGGRPAGDRERAGRTPGDRVTDDRYDDDGFADDGFVDDRAPGDGRTGDWRTGDGPGAVADDAGADGRGPDGRVAEGGPLGGRGERGWAEASSHRATGEGGGGGRDSGDGSSDDRWSADRYADDPYADDPYAEDPYAEDPYTERRYAQDRHAQDRYADDHAVGDREVGDRAVRDRAVRDRAVSDRAAGDAGGGPGADDGAWDDPWDDETRREGRL, encoded by the coding sequence ATGAAGATCTACCAGCCCATGCTCTTCGTGGGCCTGGGCGGCACCGGCGCCCGCATCGGGGCCGAGCTGGAGCGGAACCTGCGCCGGGAGCTGTGCGGCCCGGACGGCACCGCGCTGGTCGACGGCGGTAAACGGGCCGCGTTCCAACTGCCCGACTGTCTGCAGTTCGTGTACGCGGACTTCAGCGAGGCCGAGCTGGACCGGCTGCCGCACCTGAGCGCGCGCGGGCCGGAGGCGGCCGCCTTCTCGCGCACCTCCCGAGCCGTGCACAACCTGCTGCCCGCGTACGACAACTCCCCCGAGGTGACCCGCATGCTGCGGATCGCCCTGCACGAGGAGGTGGCCGGCTGGTTGCCGCCCCGCGAGGGGGAGCCGCGGGTCTCGCCGTTGCACACCGGGGCCGGGCAGCTGCCGACGGTGGGCCGGTCCGCGCTGTTCGCGACCATGCGCAGCGGCACGGAGCAGGTGCTGGGCCCGCTGCGGGCGGCGATCGAAGCGCTGAGCAAGGCGGGCGGCGACCTGGAGCGGCTGGGCGGGCGGCAGATCCGCGGCTACGACGTGTTCGTGGCCTTCTCCGTCGCCGGCGGCACCGGAGCGGGCATCTTCTACGACTTCCTGCATCTGATCGGTCACGTCTTCAACGTCCTCAATCTGAACGGCGCGAAGATCTACCCTCTCGTGGTCATGCCGTCCGCGTTCCCGACGGAGTCCGGCGGCGGCCGGGAGGCCGAACTCAACGCCGCCCGCGCCCTGGTGGACCTCTCCCACCTGGTCGACGACCAGAACGCGGCGGACGCGACGCCCGATCTCGGCGATGTGGAGCAGCTCGGCCGGATCGGGGTGAAGTACCCGCACCTCGTCCCGGTGCGGCTGCGCACCTCCACCGTGCAGACGGCGTTCCTGTTCAGCCGGACCGCGGGCATGCGCCCGGAGGACCTGCGGCGCTCCATCACCGCGATGGTGACCTCGCTGATCGGCACCGACCTGGGCGAGGAGAGCGTGCGCGGTCGGAGCCGGGCGGACGACGACGCGCAGTCCTTCGCGGCCAGCTTCGTCAACCGCGGCACGATCCGCTCCGCCCCGGCGGCCACCGGCATCGGCCTCCAGGGGATGTCCACCAGCCTCGCCGCCTCCATGACCGTGCCGGTGGACGAGCTGGCCGAGATCGTGGCCTCCCGGATGCTGGCCTGCGCGGTGCGCGGCCTGGTGGAACAGGCGCGGCAGGGCGGCGAGACCCACCGCGCGCTGGTGGTGGAGGTGTTCAAGGAGTCGGGCCTGGAGGAGATCTGGACGCGGGAGGCGCTGGAGGTCGCGCTGCCCGACCCGCTGCCCCGCGGCGTCAAGGCGATCGGGCAGGCGCTGCGCGACCGCGTCGGCGACATGGAGGACCAACTGGCCCAGCTGGACCGTCGGCTGGACCGGCGGGTGGGGGAGATCGCGGAGCGGTTCACCCCGCGCCGGGCCGTCCAGACGCTGCTCCAGGAGCACGACCCGTTCCGCCTGGAGAGGGTGTTGGCCGGCAATCCGGGCGACCGGGACCAGGTGGCGGCGGCCGGGTTCGCCGGAATGCTGGACAACCGCCGCAACCGCCCGCACGCCCCCGAGGGCGTGCAGCCCACGCCGCCCCCGGTGCCCCGGATCAGCCGTGGGATGGCCGGGCTGGTGCCCGCCCGCTGGGGCGACCCGGACGTGGAGGCGGCGCTGGGCGAACAGGACGCCTGGTACCGGTGGTCGGCGTGCCGGGTCTGGCACGACCAGTGGAAGGAGCAGGAGTCCCGCTGGCGGCCGCCCGCCGACCGTGTGATCAAGGACGTCTCGGCGCTGGTGCGGGCCTTCCGCGACCACGAGGAGGAGGAGAGCGGGCTGTTCCTGGAGCGGAAGAAGGAGCTGTACCGCGAGGACCGCACCGGCGTGTCCTACCTGCTGCCGCCCCAGCACACCCTCGGCGCCTTCTACGACGACGTGATGGCGCGGCTGCTCCAGCGCGAGGGCCTGGCCGAGCACCAGGACGAGGCGGCGCTGCTGGCCCGGATCGTCGAACCCGGCCACTGGCTGCGCGCGTTGAGCGCCGTGCAGCTCTCGCCGCGCGCCGCCGTCAAGGAGGTCAAGGCGGTCCTGGAGCAGCGCGTCAAGAGGCTGTTCGTGGAGACGGGCGTCCACCAGGAGCGGCCGCTGCTGCCCTCGCTGGGCGACCTGCTGGCGGCGGCGGCCGGCGACGCGGAGGCGGCGGCCACGGTCGACGAGAAGTGGCAGGAGCAGTTCCGGTCCCAGCTGGCCGGGATGCTGCCGGCCGGCTTCACCCCGGACGGCACCGGCAAGCTGAAGGTCCTGATCGTACGACCGCAGACCAAGGCGACCGGCAGCGTCGACCGCTTCCTGGAGCAGACGCTGCTGCTGCCGCGCGACGAGAACCGGATGCCGCCGGAGTTCCGCGCGGTGCCCACCGAGTCCATCACCGTGGTGCTCTTCCGCAGCGAGATGAGCCTGACCGAGGTCTCCGAGGTACGGCAGGTGCTGCGGCTGTGGGGTCGGGCGCGGGACAAGGAGGGGCGCGAGGACTACCTGGCCTGGCGCCAGCGCACCGGCTACCGGGAGGCATGGCTGGCCAGCACCGAGTCCGACCGGCAGCGCATCCTCCAGCGGATGCTGTGCGCGATGTGGAACGGGCAGGTCGAGGTCGTCGGCGATCCGCTCTCCCCGGACCGGGTCCGCTTCCGGCTGCGGCGCGGCGACGACGCGCGGGACGCGGTGACCATGACCCTCGCCCTGGAGCCGTACGACCGCTCCGTCACCAGCTGGTCCGACCTGCTGCGCGCCTACGAGCGGTGGGCGCTGCTGGACGCCGGCACGGCCACCAAGGACTTCTGCGGGGTGCTGATGGAGACGCTCCCCGAGGGGTTGAGCACTTCCCCGAGCGAGCCGCACCCGCTGCTGCGGACCTTCCTGGACCGCGTCGCGCCCGACGCCGCCGACCAGCTCGACGTCCTCGCCCACCGGCTCGACGAGGACGGCCGCGAGTGGATCCCCCCGCTCCGCGACTTCTGGACGGTCACCCTCGACGGCGCCCTCGACCTCCGCTTCCCCCGCGGCCTCCGTGCCAACCGCGCCACCCTCCGCTCCCTGGTGGAGGCGGTGAGCGGCCGCGACCACGGAGGCGGGGCCGAGGGCCGACTCGCCGGCCCGGGAACCGGCTCCGGAGGCGGAGGCCGTCCCGCCGGTCGGCTCAACGGCCACCGCGCGGGGGCGGGTTCGCGTGCGGGCGCCGACGACGCCGACGACGCCGACGGCTCGTGGGGCTCCCCGGCGTACGGCGCCCGCGGTTCGGCGGGCCCCTCCGGCCGGCCGATCCGCTCCGACCGCTCCACCCCGGACGGCCGCCGACGGGCCGACCACGGGGCCGGCCGGTCGGCCGATGACCGGGGTCCCGGCGACCGGGCCGCGGATGACCGGGACGCCGCCGATCGGCGTCCCGGCGGCCGGGCGGACGGCGCCCGACCACCGCGGCACGGGAGCACCCGGGGGCGGCCGTCCGGCGACCGGGAGGCCGACGACCGGTACGGCGAGGGCGGGCACGCGGGCGACGCCGCCGCCGGCGACCGCCTCCGTACGCCCGGCGACCGCGCGAGGGGCGGCCGTCCGGCGGGCGACCGTGAGAGGGCTGGCCGTACGCCCGGCGACCGTGTCACCGATGATCGCTATGACGACGACGGTTTCGCCGACGACGGGTTCGTCGACGACCGGGCGCCCGGCGACGGGCGGACCGGCGACTGGCGGACCGGCGACGGGCCCGGGGCTGTGGCCGACGACGCGGGGGCGGACGGTCGGGGGCCCGATGGCCGGGTGGCCGAGGGCGGGCCGCTCGGCGGTCGTGGGGAACGCGGTTGGGCCGAGGCGTCCTCCCACCGCGCGACGGGCGAGGGCGGGGGCGGCGGCCGGGACTCCGGCGACGGGTCGTCCGACGACCGCTGGAGCGCCGATCGGTACGCCGACGATCCGTACGCCGACGATCCGTACGCCGAGGATCCGTACGCCGAGGATCCGTACACCGAGCGCCGGTACGCCCAGGACCGGCACGCCCAGGACCGGTACGCCGACGATCATGCCGTCGGTGACCGGGAGGTCGGTGATCGGGCTGTCCGTGATCGGGCTGTCCGCGACCGGGCCGTTTCCGACCGTGCCGCGGGCGACGCCGGCGGCGGGCCGGGGGCGGACGACGGGGCGTGGGACGACCCGTGGGACGACGAGACACGGCGGGAGGGCCGGCTGTGA